The following coding sequences are from one Shewanella violacea DSS12 window:
- a CDS encoding TadE/TadG family type IV pilus assembly protein: MGHRQQAGVAVIEFTILLPFLLLLVFATAELGRALYQYSHLTRMVRDAGRYLSTTAIVDTTEILPNPFNDANCGNCISNTKDLLVYGKLGGSIPLLYGLDTSDVTITGDSVTDRVIITVDYDWMPLLGEQISGFGLGNDSNLSFNFHVSYAMRAGL, from the coding sequence ATGGGTCATAGACAACAAGCTGGTGTCGCGGTCATCGAGTTTACGATTTTGTTACCCTTCTTGTTATTGCTGGTTTTTGCCACTGCCGAGCTGGGTAGAGCCCTGTACCAATATAGTCATCTCACGCGCATGGTGAGAGATGCGGGACGATACCTGTCTACCACGGCTATTGTTGATACCACAGAAATCCTGCCGAACCCGTTTAATGATGCCAACTGTGGTAACTGTATCTCTAACACTAAAGATCTGCTGGTGTACGGTAAGTTGGGGGGCAGTATTCCCCTGTTATATGGACTCGATACTAGTGATGTCACCATCACAGGCGATTCGGTTACCGACAGGGTCATTATCACTGTGGATTATGATTGGATGCCTCTGCTTGGTGAGCAGATATCTGGTTTCGGCTTAGGAAATGACAGCAATCTGAGTTTTAATTTTCATGTGAGTTATGCGATGAGAGCAGGACTGTGA
- a CDS encoding TadE/TadG family type IV pilus assembly protein: protein MRYQRGVYAVEFAIVGSIFLLLLFAIIEVGRLMYTYNVLHEASRRAARIAVVCQIDDADVKTMALFNGANLIPNLTTANLSISYIDELGNDATGINIVLVRADIANYQHQFLVPGLSRVINSPTFSTYLPRESLGVYHVEEDDPGSGFIDCN, encoded by the coding sequence GTGAGATATCAACGTGGAGTGTATGCGGTTGAATTTGCCATAGTTGGTAGCATCTTTCTTTTGCTTTTGTTTGCCATTATCGAAGTGGGTCGGTTGATGTACACCTACAATGTGCTCCATGAGGCCTCGAGGAGAGCGGCCAGAATAGCCGTGGTGTGTCAGATAGATGATGCTGATGTTAAAACTATGGCGCTCTTTAATGGCGCAAATCTGATCCCTAACCTGACGACGGCCAACTTGAGCATCAGTTATATCGATGAGTTAGGGAATGATGCAACGGGTATCAATATCGTCTTGGTGAGGGCTGATATTGCCAACTACCAACATCAGTTCCTTGTACCTGGGTTATCCAGAGTCATAAATTCGCCAACATTCTCTACATATCTGCCAAGAGAGAGCTTAGGTGTTTATCATGTTGAGGAGGACGATCCCGGTAGCGGTTTTATCGATTGCAATTAA
- a CDS encoding AAA family ATPase: MDNPLELLVSNDKERETSKNTNVDSHPAAKTSVNKILPYPVHALLINSCHESISEIELILDACLNLSWEGIETLNPFAGTSANARPYNLVLLILPNDKVSAVQALQSAAAYDVDIIILGQDTPQGVLRLAFQQGVSDFVSLQDPAVELLQSLEKIAFKLADEADLAPVLAVVNAKGGSGASFIAASIAMIASIRDEGEVSLLDTDLLQGTLAHMLGLEPHYFITEAIVELETLDEMALKGAMTNLGHLHLLAAEPFAVLNATEPIELRNTNELLLKCRQYYQQVIIDLSRGPEIWNADMLTNANILLVVQQNVMSIREAKAVVNQLVGFMGIDIDRIHLLVNRYQKTSSGINLKDIMVTTGIKSQFVVANDFSLASQCIDMGAPITDVAKREQMLKDLSQVTEYFFPGSKAAVNPAKGFWNRILGNWL, encoded by the coding sequence ATGGATAATCCGCTGGAGTTACTAGTGTCTAATGATAAAGAAAGAGAGACTAGCAAAAACACCAATGTAGACTCCCATCCGGCGGCGAAAACCTCAGTTAATAAGATATTGCCTTATCCGGTGCACGCACTCTTGATTAATAGCTGTCATGAGAGCATCTCTGAGATAGAACTGATCCTAGATGCTTGCCTAAACCTCTCTTGGGAGGGGATAGAAACACTCAACCCATTTGCCGGAACTTCGGCTAATGCTAGGCCTTATAACCTCGTTTTACTTATATTGCCCAATGATAAAGTGAGTGCGGTTCAGGCACTTCAATCTGCGGCGGCCTATGATGTTGATATCATCATTCTTGGTCAGGATACCCCTCAAGGCGTTTTAAGGTTAGCTTTTCAACAGGGGGTCAGTGATTTCGTGTCCTTACAGGACCCAGCAGTTGAACTTTTACAGTCATTGGAAAAAATCGCATTTAAATTAGCTGATGAGGCCGACTTGGCTCCAGTTCTGGCTGTGGTTAATGCTAAGGGTGGCTCTGGTGCCAGCTTTATTGCGGCCAGTATCGCCATGATCGCATCGATAAGAGATGAAGGAGAAGTCTCTTTACTCGATACTGATCTGCTGCAAGGGACCTTAGCCCATATGCTGGGGTTGGAGCCTCACTATTTTATTACCGAAGCGATAGTGGAGCTGGAGACTCTAGATGAAATGGCGCTAAAAGGCGCTATGACGAATCTGGGTCATTTGCATCTACTGGCTGCCGAGCCATTTGCTGTGCTTAATGCCACCGAACCTATTGAGCTGCGTAATACCAATGAGCTGTTACTTAAATGTCGACAGTATTACCAACAGGTCATTATTGATCTCTCCCGTGGCCCCGAAATCTGGAATGCCGATATGTTAACCAATGCCAATATTTTACTGGTAGTACAGCAAAATGTGATGAGTATCCGTGAAGCTAAGGCCGTGGTTAATCAGCTGGTTGGCTTTATGGGGATAGATATTGACCGTATTCATTTGTTGGTTAATCGGTATCAAAAGACCAGCTCAGGGATAAATTTGAAAGACATCATGGTGACGACAGGCATCAAGTCTCAATTCGTGGTGGCCAATGATTTTTCCCTTGCAAGTCAGTGTATTGATATGGGCGCACCGATCACAGATGTCGCTAAGCGTGAACAGATGCTTAAAGACCTTTCTCAAGTGACTGAATATTTCTTTCCCGGCTCAAAGGCAGCAGTTAATCCAGCTAAGGGATTTTGGAATCGAATATTAGGGAATTGGTTATGA
- a CDS encoding CpaF family protein produces the protein MSNMPNQQQVEFKQLTSEELSLKEQLYNKLLSVMDLSLIETISKEQAQQQINEICDKLITDLHLPINLSARQRLIKLIIDEVLGLGPLEILLADPSISDILVNSYNRVYIERRGKLERVPIEFHNNAHLLNIIDRIVSSVGRRIDESSPMVDARLADGSRVNAIIPPLALDGPALSIRRFAVDKMCAEDLIKIGSMTSQMNELLSAAVAGKLNILVSGGTGSGKTTLLNLLSGYIPVDERIVTIEDSAELQLRQPHTVRLETRPANIEGKGEISQRDLVKNCLRMRPDRIVIGEVRGGEALDMLTAMNTGHEGSLTTLHANSARDALGRLEYMVCMAGFDMPVANIRTQIASAIDLVVQLERLEDGGRRVTSIQEINGMEGEIITMSELFHFQREGREENGDIIGKFSATGVIPGFHNKLKQHGIDLSLDLFDCGDPFADF, from the coding sequence ATGAGCAATATGCCGAATCAACAGCAAGTAGAATTTAAGCAACTCACGTCGGAAGAGCTGAGTTTAAAGGAGCAACTCTATAACAAACTCTTGAGTGTCATGGATCTCTCCCTGATTGAAACTATTTCGAAAGAACAGGCTCAACAACAGATTAATGAGATTTGTGACAAGTTGATCACAGACTTACATTTACCTATCAATCTGTCGGCTCGGCAACGCCTGATTAAACTGATAATAGATGAAGTCTTAGGCTTGGGGCCGTTAGAGATCTTATTGGCGGATCCCAGCATCTCAGATATTTTGGTTAACTCCTATAATCGTGTGTATATAGAGCGCAGAGGTAAGTTGGAGCGTGTGCCGATTGAATTTCACAACAACGCCCATCTACTCAATATTATCGACCGGATAGTCTCCAGTGTGGGTAGAAGAATCGATGAATCTTCCCCTATGGTCGATGCTCGTTTGGCGGATGGTTCTCGGGTTAATGCGATAATTCCACCACTTGCCTTAGACGGCCCCGCGTTATCCATTCGCCGGTTTGCCGTGGATAAAATGTGCGCCGAGGACCTGATCAAGATTGGCTCCATGACCAGTCAAATGAACGAGCTACTCAGCGCAGCTGTAGCCGGGAAACTGAACATCTTGGTTTCCGGAGGTACGGGTAGCGGTAAGACCACATTACTCAACCTGCTCTCGGGCTATATACCCGTCGATGAAAGAATAGTGACCATAGAAGATTCTGCGGAATTACAACTACGCCAACCTCATACGGTTCGACTTGAAACTAGGCCTGCGAATATCGAAGGGAAAGGTGAAATAAGTCAAAGGGATCTGGTTAAGAATTGCTTGAGGATGCGACCAGATAGAATCGTCATCGGTGAAGTTAGGGGAGGAGAGGCCCTAGACATGTTGACTGCGATGAATACAGGTCATGAAGGTTCACTCACCACACTCCATGCCAATAGCGCCAGAGATGCCTTGGGGCGGCTAGAATATATGGTGTGTATGGCAGGTTTCGATATGCCAGTGGCTAATATCAGGACCCAGATAGCGTCGGCTATCGATTTAGTGGTGCAGCTGGAACGATTAGAGGATGGAGGACGGCGAGTGACTAGTATCCAAGAGATAAATGGCATGGAGGGCGAGATCATCACTATGTCTGAGTTATTTCATTTCCAGCGTGAAGGCAGAGAGGAAAATGGTGACATTATCGGCAAGTTTTCAGCTACCGGTGTGATACCTGGTTTTCATAACAAGTTAAAACAGCACGGTATCGATCTTTCACTGGATCTATTTGACTGCGGCGATCCTTTTGCCGATTTTTAG
- a CDS encoding type II secretion system F family protein — translation MFSNEVIFLGLIFLAVILLSQALFLPVYSPQRANTALIRKRLKKLSANAGDTSIEVSLLHKSKLEKLSNFGRKLERIEFIENLSYRLELADYKMMGHHFLILGVLTSIITAMITWFYISDPFMTIIVFVITAFLFNMKLNRDTNKRMDTIEADFPDGLDVIRRALQAGYSFTDAIKLATEELEGPLAKEFKLMFVNINYTKDIKRALLGFIQRVPSVSALAFASAVMVQRETGGNLAENIENLTRVIRQRFKFRRRVKTLSAEGRLSAWILILLPFVLFAVIYLQTPSYVGELTGTEAGHKLLMWGAVGMTIGGWWISRIIKIDV, via the coding sequence ATGTTTTCAAATGAAGTGATCTTTCTTGGGCTAATATTTCTGGCGGTGATCTTGCTCTCTCAGGCACTTTTTTTACCTGTATATAGCCCACAGAGAGCCAATACAGCATTGATCCGTAAACGCTTGAAGAAACTTTCGGCTAATGCAGGGGATACGAGTATAGAAGTGTCGCTATTGCATAAGAGCAAATTGGAAAAATTAAGCAATTTCGGTAGAAAATTAGAACGTATTGAGTTTATTGAGAATCTAAGTTATCGATTAGAGTTGGCCGATTATAAGATGATGGGACACCATTTTCTTATCTTAGGTGTGCTCACATCTATCATTACGGCGATGATAACTTGGTTTTATATTAGTGATCCTTTTATGACCATTATTGTTTTTGTCATCACGGCTTTTCTGTTCAATATGAAGCTAAATCGTGACACCAATAAGAGAATGGATACCATAGAGGCCGATTTCCCCGATGGTTTGGATGTGATCCGCAGGGCCCTGCAGGCGGGATATTCCTTCACCGATGCAATAAAATTGGCTACCGAAGAGCTGGAGGGGCCATTGGCGAAAGAGTTCAAGCTGATGTTTGTTAATATCAACTACACCAAAGATATTAAGCGTGCCTTGTTGGGGTTTATTCAGCGGGTTCCCAGTGTTTCTGCATTGGCTTTCGCCAGTGCGGTCATGGTGCAGAGAGAAACCGGAGGCAATCTGGCGGAGAATATTGAGAATTTAACTAGGGTCATAAGGCAGAGGTTTAAATTTAGACGTCGAGTTAAGACCTTATCCGCAGAAGGGCGCCTGTCTGCCTGGATATTAATCTTATTGCCCTTCGTACTTTTTGCGGTGATTTATCTTCAGACACCTTCATATGTTGGTGAGTTAACCGGCACCGAAGCGGGACACAAATTACTTATGTGGGGGGCCGTCGGAATGACAATCGGTGGCTGGTGGATCAGTAGAATCATTAAGATAGACGTCTAA
- a CDS encoding type II secretion system F family protein, with product MDYLIALLGSLLDDPSHVKWAVYAMAAVAGITLAISLSFLITGIYSPLRKRLKSINKTDAEHHISHTDVNTTIEHGIGRAARKTPLNLSNDETRRLLIHAGLHSENALAVFSSVRLILLLISASLSVLILSMFPEISGMMSVYVVALLVGGAYLLPSMVLQNLASRRMKELRAGFPDALDLLVVCCEAGLGLLAALQRVANELAISHVSLASELDLVCSKVRAGLTIKVALQEFTDRTGLDDIKGLNSAISQSIRLGTGIAATLRVFSDEYRDKRLQEAEEQAAKLAVKMIFPMMLGIWPSFFIVAVGPAVLKVMKVWGQAF from the coding sequence ATGGATTATCTCATAGCTTTATTGGGTAGCCTGCTTGATGACCCTAGCCATGTTAAGTGGGCCGTCTATGCAATGGCAGCGGTGGCAGGTATAACCTTGGCCATTTCACTCTCTTTTCTCATCACAGGAATATACTCACCACTTAGAAAACGATTGAAAAGCATCAATAAAACTGATGCAGAACATCATATTTCTCATACTGATGTCAATACCACCATAGAGCATGGCATTGGTCGTGCAGCAAGAAAGACACCACTAAACTTGTCAAATGATGAAACCCGTCGGCTATTGATACATGCGGGTTTACATTCTGAGAATGCATTGGCAGTCTTTAGTTCTGTCAGGTTGATCTTACTGCTTATCTCGGCAAGTTTATCTGTACTTATCTTGAGTATGTTTCCTGAAATATCGGGCATGATGAGTGTGTATGTGGTGGCACTCTTAGTGGGTGGGGCCTATTTGCTACCTTCTATGGTATTACAGAACTTGGCATCCAGACGCATGAAGGAGCTCAGGGCCGGTTTTCCCGACGCCTTAGACTTGTTAGTCGTTTGCTGTGAAGCTGGGCTTGGTCTGTTAGCTGCGCTTCAACGGGTGGCGAATGAACTGGCGATCAGTCATGTTAGCCTAGCCAGTGAATTAGATCTGGTTTGCAGTAAGGTTAGGGCTGGATTGACCATTAAGGTGGCTCTACAGGAGTTCACCGACAGAACTGGGTTAGATGACATAAAGGGTCTCAACTCGGCAATCTCACAGAGTATTCGTTTAGGCACGGGTATAGCAGCAACCTTAAGAGTATTTTCCGATGAATATCGTGATAAGCGCCTGCAAGAAGCAGAAGAGCAAGCGGCAAAGCTTGCGGTGAAGATGATATTCCCCATGATGCTGGGTATTTGGCCCTCATTTTTCATCGTTGCGGTAGGACCAGCTGTACTTAAGGTGATGAAAGTATGGGGACAAGCTTTCTAG
- a CDS encoding tetratricopeptide repeat protein has translation MAGSFRYSLMVGNAPYSVLVLVFMLLLPACMTSKSPEEILALEASVPQRQDLYDAKAMITVATANPPKDEADALARASREESLGNLDSALYLYVQALDFKSDNADTLYQIARIHSIKGNIQLAYLTYNEALMLDADMMMSHAGLGLINMDKRQHRQARIHLEKAVSLDQARLKPLIQSTGVDSFYALDEVSPVRIYNALAILDDLDNEHDSARLLYKLALQKEPHSALIITNLGYSHYLTGNYTSAENYLRQAIREDPNFDRGWTNLGLVYVRKGLYTRALATFEHTMEPADALNDLGYFLMLEGQYKQAIVLFKRAIDNSPSYFEQAQKNLKRASMELNSRH, from the coding sequence ATGGCTGGTTCATTTAGGTATAGTTTGATGGTGGGTAATGCCCCATATTCTGTGTTGGTGCTCGTTTTTATGCTATTGCTGCCAGCATGTATGACATCTAAATCCCCGGAAGAGATACTGGCATTAGAGGCCAGCGTTCCCCAGCGCCAAGATCTTTATGACGCCAAGGCTATGATCACTGTGGCGACAGCCAATCCTCCCAAGGATGAAGCCGATGCTTTGGCGCGGGCTAGCCGTGAAGAATCCCTAGGGAATTTAGACTCTGCTTTGTATCTCTATGTTCAAGCACTGGATTTCAAATCAGACAACGCCGATACCTTATATCAAATTGCTAGAATTCATAGTATTAAAGGCAATATTCAACTGGCATACCTGACATACAATGAAGCATTAATGTTAGATGCCGATATGATGATGTCCCACGCGGGTCTGGGTCTGATCAATATGGATAAGCGTCAGCACAGACAAGCCAGAATACACCTGGAAAAAGCAGTGAGTTTGGATCAGGCTAGGTTGAAACCGCTTATTCAAAGCACAGGTGTTGACAGTTTTTATGCTCTGGACGAGGTTTCACCGGTTAGAATCTATAATGCTTTGGCCATTCTAGATGATCTGGATAATGAGCATGATAGCGCCAGACTCTTGTATAAACTGGCTTTACAGAAGGAGCCACATTCGGCATTAATCATTACGAACTTAGGTTATTCCCATTACCTTACTGGTAATTATACGTCGGCGGAGAATTATCTAAGACAAGCAATCAGAGAAGATCCTAATTTCGATCGAGGTTGGACAAATCTAGGTTTAGTCTATGTTAGGAAAGGTTTATACACTAGGGCATTGGCGACTTTTGAACATACTATGGAGCCAGCCGACGCATTGAATGATTTAGGTTATTTCTTGATGTTAGAGGGGCAATATAAACAAGCTATAGTGCTATTTAAAAGGGCAATAGATAATTCGCCCAGCTATTTTGAACAAGCACAGAAAAACCTGAAACGTGCTTCTATGGAGCTAAACAGTAGACATTAA
- the asnS gene encoding asparagine--tRNA ligase, producing MSITSVASVFKGEFAVGSQITVRGWVRSRRDSKAGISFLAVYDGSCFDPIQGVVPNSLENYNNEILKLTAGCSVIMTGEVVESPGKGQAFELQVTSIEVAGWVEDPDTYPMAAKRHSIEHLRELAHLRPRTNIIGAVARVRNCLSQAIHRFYHEEGFIWVSTPLITASDCEGAGEMFQVSTLDMENLPRTDEGKVDYSEDFFGKEAFLTVSGQLNAETYACALSKVYTFGPTFRAENSNTSRHLAEFWMVEPEVAFADLDDVAALAEQMLKFCFKAVLEERRDDLEFFAQRVDKTVIERLESFVTSDFAQVDYTEAVEILKNCGKKFEYAVEWGIDLQSEHERYLAEEHFKAPVVVKNYPKDIKAFYMRLNDDGKTVAAMDVLAPGIGEIIGGAQREERLDVLDARLEEMNLSKEDYWWYRDMRRYGTVPHAGFGLGFERLVSYVTGVSNIRDVIPFPRAPKSASF from the coding sequence ATGAGCATTACATCTGTCGCTTCTGTATTTAAAGGTGAGTTTGCGGTTGGTTCGCAGATCACCGTTCGCGGTTGGGTAAGATCGCGCCGAGATTCCAAGGCCGGTATCTCTTTTCTTGCCGTCTATGATGGCTCCTGTTTTGATCCTATCCAAGGTGTAGTGCCTAATAGCTTAGAAAATTACAATAACGAAATCTTAAAGTTGACTGCAGGTTGTTCAGTCATCATGACAGGTGAAGTGGTTGAGTCTCCGGGTAAAGGTCAGGCATTTGAACTGCAAGTCACCAGTATTGAAGTCGCTGGTTGGGTAGAAGATCCTGACACTTATCCTATGGCGGCTAAGCGTCACTCTATCGAGCATTTGAGAGAGCTAGCACACCTTCGCCCGCGCACAAACATTATCGGTGCGGTTGCACGTGTACGTAACTGTTTGTCACAAGCGATACACAGGTTCTACCACGAAGAAGGCTTTATTTGGGTATCGACCCCCCTCATCACAGCATCGGATTGTGAAGGTGCAGGTGAGATGTTCCAAGTCTCGACTTTAGACATGGAAAACTTACCTCGTACCGACGAAGGTAAAGTCGACTACAGTGAAGACTTCTTCGGCAAAGAGGCCTTCCTCACAGTATCCGGTCAGCTGAATGCCGAGACTTATGCCTGTGCATTGTCAAAAGTCTATACTTTTGGCCCAACATTCCGTGCTGAAAACTCAAACACCAGTCGCCATCTTGCCGAATTCTGGATGGTTGAGCCTGAAGTTGCTTTCGCCGATCTCGATGATGTAGCTGCCCTCGCCGAACAGATGCTAAAATTCTGTTTCAAAGCCGTACTGGAAGAACGTCGTGACGACCTTGAGTTTTTCGCCCAACGTGTCGATAAAACAGTCATTGAACGTCTTGAATCTTTCGTTACTAGCGACTTTGCTCAAGTTGATTACACTGAAGCGGTAGAAATCCTGAAAAACTGCGGTAAGAAATTTGAGTATGCCGTCGAGTGGGGAATCGATCTGCAATCTGAGCACGAGAGATACCTGGCGGAAGAGCATTTCAAGGCTCCTGTGGTCGTGAAAAACTACCCGAAAGACATCAAGGCCTTCTACATGCGTCTCAACGATGATGGCAAGACCGTCGCCGCGATGGACGTACTCGCACCTGGGATCGGTGAGATAATCGGTGGCGCTCAACGTGAAGAACGTTTGGACGTACTCGATGCTCGTCTCGAAGAGATGAACCTGAGTAAGGAAGATTACTGGTGGTATCGTGACATGCGCCGCTACGGTACAGTGCCTCACGCAGGTTTCGGTCTTGGCTTCGAGCGTTTAGTCTCTTACGTCACTGGCGTATCCAACATACGCGATGTTATCCCATTCCCTCGCGCACCTAAGTCGGCAAGCTTCTAA
- a CDS encoding CoA pyrophosphatase — protein sequence MPKMIKPIALTDFKLRYNLLQAPEESNPDIKDTLRQAAVLIALIHEEGEFHVLLTRRPTHLRSHPGQISFPGGKVELGDASLIETALREAAEEIALYPDNVEVIGQYPAMKTFSGFEITPVIGLVKEAFTPKLDPGEVDELFTVPLSYLLQAENRQKQIYQRHGIHHPVYFIRYREHLIWGATAAMINTLCKHLII from the coding sequence ATGCCAAAAATGATTAAGCCTATTGCATTAACTGATTTCAAACTCAGATATAACCTCCTACAAGCTCCCGAAGAATCGAACCCGGATATTAAGGATACTCTGCGACAAGCTGCGGTCCTCATTGCCTTAATACATGAAGAGGGTGAGTTCCATGTGCTACTCACCAGGCGCCCCACTCATCTTAGATCTCATCCGGGACAAATCAGTTTTCCAGGCGGAAAAGTTGAACTGGGTGATGCTTCACTTATCGAAACTGCATTGAGAGAGGCTGCCGAGGAGATTGCACTTTACCCTGATAATGTAGAAGTGATTGGTCAATATCCTGCGATGAAAACGTTTAGCGGTTTTGAGATAACCCCTGTCATAGGACTGGTAAAGGAAGCCTTTACCCCTAAATTGGATCCGGGTGAAGTCGATGAACTGTTTACTGTGCCTTTATCCTATTTATTACAGGCGGAAAATCGGCAAAAACAGATTTACCAACGCCATGGGATCCATCACCCGGTTTATTTTATCCGCTATCGAGAGCACCTAATCTGGGGAGCAACCGCAGCCATGATAAACACACTCTGCAAACACCTAATTATCTAA
- the pabB gene encoding aminodeoxychorismate synthase component I codes for MNLSALQCVSILRLDWKYTTTELFSSLSDIPWAVLLDSASADHCDSRFDIICLDPIVTLVTEGSHTEISRYRDHSLTSSSLSQINPFDLVKQELSHNFPVQKSSTLPFSGGAMGSFNYDLGRKIEKIPAIAADDISLPAMNIGLYLWALVFDHQAQAWSLVHYGNEIDAQTSLTWLQGKLEHQSNKAQFSLIGDWRPQLTKADYEEKFDVIQAYIQSGDCYQINLTQRFSAKYQGDEWQAYLKLRESNKAPFSAFIRLPQGALLSISPERFIQLRGEDIQTKPIKGTSPRYPTQEQDQESALQLAHSAKDRAENLMIVDLLRNDLGKVAKAGSVSVPHLFKIESFPAVHHLVSTVTAKLSPQYQATDLLQACFPGGSITGAPKIRAMEIIEELEPSRRSLYCGSIGYISQDGQMDTSITIRTLVAIDGIIHCWAGGGIVVDSTAESEYKETYDKVSKILPVLQA; via the coding sequence ATGAATTTATCGGCGCTGCAGTGTGTGTCTATACTGCGTCTTGATTGGAAATATACCACCACAGAATTATTTTCATCCTTGTCCGATATTCCCTGGGCTGTGTTACTCGATTCGGCCAGTGCCGATCATTGTGATAGCCGCTTCGACATCATTTGCCTTGACCCCATTGTGACACTTGTCACAGAAGGGTCTCATACCGAAATAAGCCGATATCGAGACCACTCACTGACAAGCTCTAGCCTTAGCCAGATAAATCCATTCGATCTGGTTAAACAGGAGTTAAGCCATAACTTCCCGGTACAAAAATCCAGTACATTGCCTTTTTCCGGCGGTGCAATGGGCAGCTTCAACTATGATCTTGGAAGAAAAATCGAGAAAATCCCCGCAATAGCCGCCGACGACATTTCCCTGCCAGCCATGAACATTGGCTTATATCTATGGGCACTGGTATTCGATCATCAAGCACAAGCCTGGAGCTTAGTGCATTACGGCAATGAAATAGATGCACAAACCAGCCTGACATGGCTGCAAGGCAAACTTGAACACCAATCCAACAAAGCACAATTTTCCCTTATAGGTGACTGGCGGCCCCAACTAACAAAGGCAGATTACGAAGAGAAATTCGACGTTATTCAAGCATATATTCAAAGCGGCGACTGCTATCAAATAAACCTGACCCAAAGATTCTCGGCTAAATATCAGGGTGATGAATGGCAGGCTTACCTCAAACTCAGGGAATCCAATAAGGCGCCTTTCTCCGCCTTCATTCGACTCCCCCAAGGCGCCTTACTGTCAATTTCTCCCGAGCGATTTATTCAGCTCAGAGGTGAAGATATTCAGACTAAACCCATTAAAGGCACGAGTCCTAGGTACCCCACACAGGAGCAAGATCAAGAGTCGGCATTACAGCTAGCCCATTCCGCCAAAGACAGGGCTGAAAACTTGATGATTGTCGATCTGCTACGTAACGATCTGGGCAAGGTTGCCAAAGCAGGCTCGGTATCTGTGCCTCACCTGTTTAAGATTGAAAGCTTTCCTGCCGTACATCATCTCGTCAGCACAGTAACGGCAAAACTTTCCCCACAATATCAGGCTACAGATTTATTGCAGGCCTGCTTCCCGGGGGGGTCAATCACAGGAGCCCCTAAAATTCGGGCCATGGAGATAATAGAAGAACTTGAACCCTCAAGGAGAAGTCTTTACTGTGGTTCTATCGGTTACATCAGTCAAGATGGGCAGATGGACACCAGTATCACCATACGAACCTTAGTGGCTATAGATGGCATCATTCATTGTTGGGCTGGCGGCGGAATCGTTGTCGACTCGACGGCAGAGAGTGAATATAAAGAAACCTATGATAAAGTCAGTAAGATTTTGCCTGTATTACAGGCTTGA